ACTAAAACACAAATTAGTAAACTAGTGTCCAATGGTATCAGTTTTAACATAATCAGATTTAAAAATGGGTGAGAGCTCATTATACAGGGTAGATCACTTAATCTACATATCTATTTAGTAGTATATTCAAAATCcgtttaatataacaaaataataaaaagaacgtttTTCTCAAAGTTATCGACATTTCTGTAAATAGGATATTATATTCTCGCTAATTTACTACCGTGTTTCTATGCAAGTTAATAAAAccataaatttccaaaaaccACTCTTGGAAATAATAATCTTGGTAATAATAATCTGTCTAGATGAAGGATTCGTGGCTGAATAATCCAGTGATTCAGCTTTCTGTTGCCAAAGCTCAGAACAAACGCCTGGCACCGGCAACAGGCACAATCGAGCGATAACAATTTGAAACCCGTGAAAACACTCCAATAGGAAGATAGTACAGCATCAATGTTTGCGGTCTGTGAGCATAGTGCGGGCAACGTGCGAGCATCAGTTTGCGATACGGTCGCACCAAGTTGACGACTGTAGTTCCTCCCGTGAGTTCGGTTAACATCATTGAAACGATATCGGGAGGATCCCGACGGACGTCTGACTGGAAACGCGTGCTCTCTTCGATATCGAAGCAATGCCAGTACCCGATAAGGATTCTGTTAGTCTGGAAACAGAAtcagaaaagaaacagaattaTTCAATTGCCAAGTACGTAACTATATTAAGTTGGTTGCCGAATTATACCCGATTGGATGCTATCTCGGATTTGGTGGCTGGAGTGACTCTAGGACTAACGCTCATTCCTCAGAGTATCGCTTACGCTGCACTAGCAGGTCTGACGGCACAGGTATGGCACTTTAAAAATCTCACCTCGTTTGTTTCTTTGCTTTTTACTTTCATTGCAACACTATTAGGATGGAGAACAAAGGTAGTCATGTTCTGACCATCAGCGAACATGACTAAGTAAGACTGGGTGGTCCATCGGTCTACTTTTGTCTCcaattttcaaccatttcttgcccattttaatttttgtcctTTACAGCACCATCTGTGAACCAACATGCAacaatttaattgcaaatcTGCAATGAAAAATGGGGGTTCCCatttaagttttttattttcgagtttGGTATCATTGGATGTCCTCCTTCACAATGAACAACTTTCATTTCCCACTTGTTTTGATCCGATACATAATTCTTGAGATATTTGTCTTCAATGTCTTCAGATAAATGGACCACCTTGTATAGTAGTGTCTTTATTGCTGTCACTccaactatttaaatattaagataAAGGATAAGGGTAGTCACACTCTATCCATCGGACCTCTGATCAAACATTATACGTTAATGTCCTTACTCCAATCACTTTAGAATagctgaatattcaaatactaGGATAGAAAAGAGAGATGGTCACGTTTTATCTAATAGAAATATAGATAAACTAGACCAACTAAGATGATCTGTCCTCTGACTAAGTGCTATACATTAATATCCTTATTCTAGTCACTttagaatattcaaatattggGATGGTTGTCTTTGTTGCTTTTTAGAGACATGTAAATAACTCTACTTAGTAAAGTTGCATGGTACACTggtggaaataatatttacttgaacaTTTGTGTAATTTTCTATGAACtgttaaattatgttaactataagcaaattatattaaattatattaaactgaaaatgcaaatgcaaaatgaaattatatttgtagttATTCTGTATCTTTCAGTTTAACTCAAGTATGAACCATGAtgttgttttatatataatgcTAGATGTTACGTTAAAGAAACATCAAAACgatgaatttcttttagtaTGGACTCTACTCTTGCTTCGTGGGcgcttttatatatattatttttgggACAATCAAAGAGGTATCAATTGGACCTTCGTCTTTGATGTCCATCTTAACTTTGGAATACACTAGAAACATGCCTGTGGACTTTATCGTGCTTTTCACTTTTCTGGCTGGATGCGTAGAATTGCTGATGGGGATACTACATTTAGGCTTGtatcgacaaatatttttagtaataaaaattataatagctTCACTTATATCAGGTcagagtacaaagggttaaaaggtCTAAGCAGTCAAATTATCCCAAAACAATCTATATGTATTAATTCCAAGAAAATGAGTCTAAATCCACACTTTTCCTTTTACATAATtccttttacaaaatttccctttacaaacatttatttcttatatgtaTGGTAAGAAGGTACAgcaagattattaaaataacaactataaaacaacaaaatttcattttccattgaaaaacaagcaacatttttatcttttctaaAAACATATGATTAAAAGTGTTTCTTAGTCTTCGATAAACATGAACATTCTATAAACTGAAAATTTCAGTCATGCATAATttcctcggaattaatttcaaatgaagGTTGATTTTGGATTAATTAGACTTCCTAGTTCAAACATTATTCACCTGTACCATATCAACTAGGTCAGATAATCGAGATTCTATTGTACTTGTAGCTGTATTTGTTTCCCGAAGGACGATCTAACGTAGAAAATCATTTATACAGGGTTCTTAGTAGACTTCATATCCATACCTGTTACATCAGGATTCACATCAGCCActtctattattataatcGTGGCTCAGTTGCAAGGGCTTCTGGGATTGAAGTTCAAGGCATCCAGCGTTGTTGCAGATCTAATCAAGATAtgtcaaaatattaaaaacattcgtGTACCAGATATGACTCTTGGACTTTGCAGTATAGCCTTTCTTCTATCTTTCAGAGTAAGATCATTAACTTGccaatgataaaattgataagtaatgcatgttacatatttacagaaattaaaagatcTGGATCGCTGCTTTTCCAATAACAAACAAAAGGGAAATGACAAAGAAagtgttttaaaaaagatcTTGTGGTTTCTTCCTATCTGTCGCAATGCTTTGGTGATACTAATAACTTCCACGATAGCATTCTATCTCGAAAGAGCAGGATCAACCCCATTTATTCTTTCAGGTACTACTTCAAAGtgtcattttattatcaaagcATTGCAGTATCAATATATTACACGATTAactattcttttatttcgcttTAAAGGAAGGATACAATCAGGACTTCCTACGGTATCCTTGCCACCATTTTCATCGCAAGTGGGAAATCAAACTTACACTTTCTTCGACATGTGTTATCATTATGGAACAGGGATAATCGTGTTACCTCTTGTGTCAGTGTTAGCGAATGTGGCTATTGCCAAAGCATTTGGTAAAAAGTACACTTACGCAGACTTGCATTCAAAATGCACTATGACGAATGCGTCGTGTTTATCTAAAAGTTCTATCTATTCGTtgtctgttttctttcttaaaacaaTGCAACATGACTTGTCGTATATGTTTTCATTGATTGTTTGTACAGAAGGGCATATGAAATGGCACGAACAAATCTTGAATGCGAATGAACTGTCCTCCATAATAGTTAGACAATGTCTGAAAaggataatattataatatataataatattataatataatataatataataataatatataatgtataatataatattataatatataaacactgtcaGATAAAATAGCTGATTGTGAGTATAAGTggtgaaagaaacttttgggacaacctaatatttagaaaatacataaACCAATCAATGTTACAATATCATTATTTTGCTTAgttatttaatgtttcatcAATTCGATATGAATATAGCTGTATGAAACAGCTAGTCCTAATTCTAAAATATAGTACCATAAAGTTGCTGATAGTATCCCTTAGTTTTACATGTGATAAACTACCAGAAAGATTTTAGTGGATATTTCTCACATCGTGTGGTACATATATGGGTAATCCCACTCTTGAGTAAAAAATACCTTACGTGACttcacattttcattttccctAATAAGTTTCACGTGTTCATCAGTGTACCTTGAATGCAAGCCTGAAGTTTCTCTATCTCTGCGCATCAACCAGCATCAACGAACAAACAATGTATGATTTTATTTCCAGCGAGCGGCAAGACCCTAAACGCGACGCAAGAAATGCTAACACTTGGtttgtgtaatatatttgGGAGCTTATTTTCAGCTATGCCAAGTACCGGAGCGTTCACGAGAAGTGCTGTAATTTCTGCCAGCGGTGTCCGAACACCTCTGGCTGGCATATATGTTggtaatattcttattttaagCATTTTAAGTATTTGCAATGGATTCCAATTAATTGAGACATGTTGTGTTAGAACATTTACTATTATTGGTTTATTTCAGGCAACTAAATATAACTGAAACATCAAGATAACTCAAAAAGAGTTATCTGAAATAGCAAACACTAACACTACAGgattaattcaattaagtcaatgaattattaacgagatAACGAGGCTGTAATCCTCGGTGGACTCCACATGGTCTTTTGAGGATTAAGGTTTGCCCTAAATAAACTATTCGATTAATCGATGGCCCAATAAATCGGAATCCACTGTATTTCAAGGAAACATGTTTTTATCAAGTTTCGACTAAAAAGATCTCAAACGTTGTAGGTATCATGGCGTTATTGGCGTTAAGCTTTTTAACtccatacttttattatattccaCGTGCCACGCTTGCAGCAGTGTTGATAAGCGCTGTAGTGTTCATCATTGACTTGAAGATAATAAAGCTACTCTGGAATGGAAGCAGTAGGTGTTACAATTGATACAGAGTAATGCTCATCAGGCTGATATATAAGATATAAGACTATAATTAATATCACTGATGTGCATGATGCACTCCACATTAATGCAATTCCAAAATTTTGGTACTTCAGTTCGCAAAGTAGTCACATGtcgttaatatttgaaatacaattagTGACGTAATTCCTTAAAACGCATAGAAGTATTTAACAGTCCACTATGTATGTAGTTAATTACAATGTGCCTATATTAGAGATAACTTTATTTGATAGTTAAAGCTTCATGGTACATggccatttttcttttcctgatTTTCAAAAGCATTTCTTTCATTCGAAATCTGCAAATAACATGACTATGCAAACTAACAATGTATTCACAGTTTCAATTGAACTTGATCTTTCCATAGTgcctaatatttttatgtaatttattttgtaatatttttatctatatttaCAGTAACTAATAATTGGACTAGCCATCGATCATTTGATTGTTTCTGTTAAGCGTACagagtattttaaattatgcatCTTGTAAAATACACTCAACGATATTTTATCTTATTCTTTATTGTAGAAAAGGATGCCTTCGCTGCAATAGTTACATTCTTAGTTAGCGTCTCTTTAGGAGTGGAAATAGGACTTTTAACTGGCGCcctatttaatgtaattttcctCCTTCGACC
This portion of the Hylaeus volcanicus isolate JK05 chromosome 4, UHH_iyHylVolc1.0_haploid, whole genome shotgun sequence genome encodes:
- the LOC128875337 gene encoding sodium-independent sulfate anion transporter-like codes for the protein MPVPDKDSVSLETESEKKQNYSIAKYVTILSWLPNYTRLDAISDLVAGVTLGLTLIPQSIAYAALAGLTAQYGLYSCFVGAFIYIIFGTIKEVSIGPSSLMSILTLEYTRNMPVDFIVLFTFLAGCVELLMGILHLGFLVDFISIPVTSGFTSATSIIIIVAQLQGLLGLKFKASSVVADLIKICQNIKNIRVPDMTLGLCSIAFLLSFRKLKDLDRCFSNNKQKGNDKESVLKKILWFLPICRNALVILITSTIAFYLERAGSTPFILSGRIQSGLPTVSLPPFSSQVGNQTYTFFDMCYHYGTGIIVLPLVSVLANVAIAKAFASGKTLNATQEMLTLGLCNIFGSLFSAMPSTGAFTRSAVISASGVRTPLAGIYVGIMALLALSFLTPYFYYIPRATLAAVLISAVVFIIDLKIIKLLWNGSKKDAFAAIVTFLVSVSLGVEIGLLTGALFNVIFLLRPSARPNIEVLQCKTQHGDKYVMIKPDAGLLYPAANYFCNNVIEIVQKYDKNDMVFIINCERIQTIDYSAIKGIEILSRSMNTEKKKLWFLNVNSEVSQNIQILGNNKYFCFIDEEDKISCIFYDDTITTNREEVKEKLLENVVERATFTLINDRDCSQTIDKCVENVDDGPEEIALMSTLSSKTK